The following coding sequences lie in one Vicinamibacteria bacterium genomic window:
- a CDS encoding Rieske 2Fe-2S domain-containing protein: MRTAPRYLFRGQRPSGPRLLASERSLRNRLRATFAASSMPSAPNVLSNEGMSWTRALSASEIRDRGRALFRHGKHQIVLFSTGDAVHAIDNRCPHEGYPRIQGSLETKPCSDIR; encoded by the coding sequence ATGCGCACCGCTCCAAGATACCTCTTCCGGGGTCAACGTCCCAGCGGGCCGAGGTTGCTTGCGTCCGAGCGCTCGCTGCGGAATCGGCTACGCGCGACGTTCGCCGCAAGCTCTATGCCATCGGCACCAAACGTGCTATCAAATGAAGGCATGAGCTGGACACGTGCGCTGAGCGCTTCCGAGATACGCGACAGGGGCCGGGCGCTCTTCCGCCACGGCAAACATCAGATCGTTCTCTTCTCCACAGGCGACGCCGTCCACGCGATAGACAACCGCTGCCCTCACGAAGGCTACCCGCGGATTCAAGGCTCGCTCGAAACGAAGCCTTGCTCAGATATCCGGTAG